The Mycolicibacterium flavescens genome has a segment encoding these proteins:
- the fdm_2 gene encoding theronine dehydrogenase-like Zn-dependent dehydrogenase, with product MRAVTWQGRRKVSVDNVPDPAIKEPTDAIIRVTSTNICGSDLHLYEVLGAFMNPGDILGHEAMGVVEEVGRQVDGLQPGDRVVIPFNISCGHCFMCGQGLQSQCETTQNRDQGTGAALFGYSKLYGEVAGGQAEYLRVPQAQYTHIKVPNDGPDDRYVYLSDVLPTAWQAVEYAAVPDGGTLVVLGLGPIGSMACRIAAHRKGCKVIGIDLVDERLSRARAYCDELIDLRTDDADEVVKSHTEGRGADSVIDAVGMEAHGSPVAETMQTASGFLPSPIGRVVMKNAGVDRLAALNSAIALVRRGGTISLSGVYGGAADPINMMTLFDKQIQLRMGQANVKKWVPDIMPLLTAEDPLGVEQFATHRLPLEDAPGAYETFQKKEDGMVKTILKP from the coding sequence ATGCGAGCAGTCACCTGGCAGGGTCGTCGGAAAGTGTCCGTCGACAACGTGCCCGATCCCGCGATCAAGGAACCCACCGACGCGATCATCCGAGTCACCAGCACCAACATCTGCGGCTCGGACCTTCACCTCTACGAGGTGCTCGGCGCCTTCATGAACCCCGGCGACATCCTGGGCCACGAAGCGATGGGCGTCGTCGAGGAGGTCGGGCGCCAGGTCGACGGTCTGCAGCCCGGCGACCGCGTCGTGATCCCGTTCAACATCTCCTGCGGCCACTGCTTCATGTGCGGCCAGGGCCTTCAGAGCCAGTGCGAAACCACCCAGAACCGCGACCAAGGGACGGGCGCCGCGCTTTTCGGCTACTCCAAGCTCTACGGCGAGGTCGCCGGCGGGCAGGCCGAGTACCTGCGCGTCCCGCAGGCGCAGTACACCCACATCAAGGTCCCCAACGACGGCCCCGACGACCGCTACGTCTACCTCTCCGACGTGCTGCCCACGGCATGGCAGGCTGTCGAGTACGCCGCGGTACCCGACGGCGGCACCCTGGTCGTCCTCGGCCTGGGTCCGATCGGCTCGATGGCCTGCCGTATCGCCGCACACCGCAAGGGCTGCAAGGTCATCGGCATCGACCTGGTCGACGAGCGGCTTTCCCGCGCTCGCGCCTACTGCGATGAGCTGATCGACCTTCGCACCGACGACGCCGACGAGGTCGTCAAAAGCCACACCGAGGGTCGCGGCGCCGACTCGGTCATCGACGCCGTCGGCATGGAGGCGCACGGATCTCCCGTCGCCGAAACCATGCAGACCGCCAGCGGCTTCCTGCCCTCACCCATCGGCCGCGTCGTGATGAAGAACGCCGGCGTCGATCGGCTCGCCGCTTTGAACTCCGCGATCGCCCTCGTCCGCCGCGGCGGGACGATCTCGCTGTCCGGCGTCTACGGCGGCGCCGCCGACCCGATCAACATGATGACCCTGTTCGACAAGCAGATCCAGCTGCGGATGGGCCAGGCCAACGTCAAAAAGTGGGTGCCCGACATCATGCCGTTGCTGACCGCAGAGGATCCGCTGGGCGTCGAGCAGTTCGCCACCCACCGGCTTCCGCTCGAGGACGCCCCCGGCGCGTACGAAACCTTCCAGAAGAAGGAAGACGGCATGGTCAAGACCATTCTGAAGCCCTGA
- a CDS encoding nicotinamidase-like amidase, whose product MKALIIVDVQNDFCEGGSLAVSGGTDVARNISQLLADQTEYAHVVATKDFHIDPGDHFSDNPDFVTSWPRHCVVGTTGADFHPQFRPDAVEAVFTKGEYSAAYSGFEGSDEAGTTLADWLRERGVDQIDVVGIATDHCVRATAADAVANGFTTRVLLDLTAGVTAESTAKAVEDLRAVGVEIV is encoded by the coding sequence ATGAAGGCGCTCATCATCGTCGACGTGCAGAACGACTTCTGCGAGGGCGGCTCGCTGGCCGTCAGCGGCGGCACCGACGTCGCCCGCAACATCAGCCAGTTGCTCGCCGACCAGACCGAATACGCACATGTGGTGGCCACCAAGGACTTTCACATCGACCCCGGCGACCACTTCTCCGACAACCCCGACTTCGTGACGTCCTGGCCGCGGCACTGCGTGGTCGGTACCACCGGTGCCGACTTTCATCCGCAGTTCCGGCCCGATGCGGTCGAGGCGGTCTTCACCAAGGGCGAGTACTCGGCCGCCTACAGCGGCTTCGAGGGCAGCGACGAGGCCGGCACGACGCTGGCCGACTGGTTACGTGAACGCGGAGTCGACCAGATCGACGTGGTCGGCATCGCGACCGACCACTGCGTGCGGGCGACGGCGGCCGACGCGGTAGCCAATGGGTTCACCACACGCGTCCTGCTCGACCTGACCGCCGGGGTCACCGCCGAGTCGACCGCCAAGGCCGTCGAAGACCTGCGCGCGGTGGGCGTCGAGATCGTCTAG
- the echA8_24 gene encoding enoyl-CoA hydratase/carnithine racemase: MPARPDLPGYRTLLTGVEDGVATITLNRPRQRNAVGDGMRDELADAYRRLGGDDAVRVIVLTGTPPAFCAGADLAAGEATFAAPGSGFSAAGIDVPAWTLPKPVIAAVNGHAIGLGLTLALQCDIRFFAAGGRYGVVQVRRGVVGDAYSHWILPRLVGVANAAEILLSGATFDGTRAVQLGLGSRVLPADEVLPAALDLARDIAVNTAPMSVAASKRLLWDAYDLDRSEVGARETQIHLQLMGHDDAKEGVRAFLEGRAPSWTGKPVDPTAGD, from the coding sequence GTGCCCGCCCGCCCCGACCTGCCCGGTTACCGCACGCTGCTGACCGGCGTCGAGGACGGGGTGGCGACCATCACGCTGAACCGGCCGCGGCAGCGCAACGCCGTCGGCGACGGCATGCGCGACGAACTCGCCGACGCCTACCGGCGGCTCGGCGGCGACGACGCGGTGCGGGTGATCGTGCTGACCGGAACCCCGCCTGCGTTCTGTGCAGGCGCCGACCTGGCCGCCGGCGAAGCCACCTTCGCCGCCCCGGGCTCGGGCTTCAGCGCGGCCGGTATCGATGTGCCCGCGTGGACGCTGCCCAAGCCGGTCATTGCAGCGGTCAACGGGCACGCGATCGGGTTGGGGCTGACGCTGGCGCTGCAGTGCGACATCCGGTTCTTCGCCGCCGGGGGCCGCTACGGCGTCGTGCAGGTGCGGCGCGGAGTGGTCGGTGACGCCTATTCCCACTGGATCCTTCCGCGCCTGGTCGGTGTCGCCAACGCGGCCGAAATACTGCTGAGCGGAGCCACTTTCGACGGGACGAGGGCGGTGCAGCTCGGGTTGGGCAGCCGGGTACTGCCCGCCGACGAGGTGCTGCCCGCCGCGTTGGACCTCGCCCGCGACATCGCCGTCAACACCGCGCCGATGTCGGTGGCGGCCAGCAAGCGGCTGCTGTGGGACGCGTACGACCTCGATCGGTCCGAAGTCGGCGCCCGCGAGACGCAGATCCACCTGCAGCTGATGGGACACGACGACGCCAAGGAAGGCGTGCGGGCGTTCCTGGAGGGCCGGGCGCCGTCGTGGACGGGTAAGCCGGTCGACCCGACAGCCGGCGACTAG
- the glgX_2 gene encoding glycogen debranching protein GlgX — MTQAPAPQAASLEVWPGKAYPLGATYDGTGTNFAVFSEAAEKVELCLFDADGTETRITLPENDAFVWHGFIPNIEPGQRYGYRVHGTYDPPSGQRCNPNKLLLDPYSKAIDGNFDWNQSLFSYNFGDPDSRNDDDSAASMPKSVVINPYFDWGNDRPPDYEYADSVIYEAHVKGLTQTHPDIPENIRGTYSAVAHPVIIEHLQSLGVTAIELLPVHHFANDSTLIDKGLSNYWGYNTIGFLAPDSKYSSSPNPGGQVQEFKAMVRALHEAGIEVILDVVYNHTAEGNHLGPTLSMRGIDNGAYYRLVEDDKRYYMDYTGTGNSLNVGHPHSLQLIMDSLRYWVTEMHVDGFRFDLASTLAREFYDVDRLSTFFELVQQDPTVSQVKLIAEPWDVGPGGYQVGNFPPQWTEWNGKYRDTVRDYWRGEPATLDELAYRLTGSADLYEQTGRRPVASINFVIAHDGFTLRDLVSYNEKHNEANGEDNNDGESHNRSWNCGVEGPTDDPEINALRSRQQRNFLTTLLLSQGVPMIAHGDELGRTQQGNNNVYCQDNELSWIDWSDPDTDLMEFTRKVSALRAAHPVFRRRRFFSGRPVRQRGGDGLPDIAWFAPDGSEMSDEDWETGYAKSIAVYLNGNGIPDRDVRGQRIVDDSFVLCFNAHYEPIDFVMPEKKFGDSWIAVIDTAADDGDEPTPVEAGRKVQVAARSVLVLQAATEE, encoded by the coding sequence TTGACCCAAGCCCCCGCCCCCCAAGCCGCGTCCCTGGAGGTCTGGCCCGGTAAGGCCTACCCGCTCGGAGCGACCTACGACGGGACGGGCACCAACTTCGCGGTGTTCAGTGAGGCCGCCGAGAAGGTCGAGTTGTGCCTGTTCGACGCCGATGGCACCGAGACCCGGATCACGCTGCCCGAGAACGACGCGTTTGTCTGGCACGGTTTCATCCCGAACATCGAGCCGGGTCAGCGGTATGGCTACCGGGTGCACGGCACCTATGACCCGCCGTCGGGTCAGCGCTGCAACCCCAACAAGCTGCTGCTCGATCCGTACTCGAAGGCCATCGACGGCAATTTCGACTGGAACCAGTCGCTGTTCAGCTACAACTTCGGCGACCCCGACAGCCGCAACGACGACGACTCCGCCGCGAGCATGCCGAAGTCGGTGGTCATCAACCCGTACTTCGACTGGGGCAACGACCGCCCACCGGACTACGAGTACGCCGACTCGGTGATCTACGAGGCGCACGTCAAGGGCCTGACGCAGACGCACCCCGATATTCCCGAGAACATTCGCGGCACCTATTCGGCCGTGGCGCATCCGGTGATCATCGAGCATCTGCAGTCGCTCGGGGTGACTGCGATCGAGTTGCTACCGGTGCACCACTTCGCCAACGACTCCACGCTGATCGACAAGGGCCTGTCCAACTACTGGGGCTACAACACGATCGGCTTCCTGGCGCCCGACTCCAAGTACAGCTCCAGCCCGAATCCCGGCGGACAGGTGCAGGAGTTCAAGGCGATGGTCCGCGCACTGCATGAGGCAGGTATCGAGGTGATCCTCGACGTGGTCTACAACCACACCGCCGAGGGCAACCACCTGGGCCCGACGCTGTCCATGCGGGGCATCGACAACGGCGCGTACTACCGGCTCGTCGAAGACGACAAGCGGTACTACATGGACTACACCGGAACCGGCAACAGCCTCAACGTCGGCCATCCGCATTCGCTTCAGCTGATCATGGATTCGTTGCGGTACTGGGTCACCGAGATGCACGTCGACGGTTTCCGGTTCGACCTCGCCTCCACGTTGGCCCGCGAGTTCTACGACGTCGACCGGCTGTCGACATTCTTCGAACTCGTACAACAGGATCCGACGGTCAGCCAGGTCAAGCTGATCGCCGAGCCATGGGATGTCGGGCCCGGTGGTTACCAGGTCGGCAACTTCCCGCCGCAGTGGACGGAGTGGAATGGTAAATACCGCGACACGGTCCGCGACTACTGGCGTGGTGAGCCCGCCACGCTCGACGAACTCGCTTATCGCTTAACCGGTTCGGCCGATCTGTACGAGCAGACCGGCCGGCGACCCGTCGCCTCCATCAACTTCGTCATCGCCCACGACGGTTTCACGCTGCGTGACCTGGTGTCCTACAACGAGAAACACAACGAGGCCAACGGCGAGGACAACAACGACGGCGAGAGCCACAACCGGTCCTGGAACTGCGGCGTGGAGGGGCCGACCGACGATCCCGAGATCAACGCGCTGCGATCGCGCCAACAGCGCAATTTCCTTACGACGCTGCTGCTTTCGCAGGGCGTTCCGATGATCGCCCACGGCGACGAGCTCGGACGCACCCAGCAGGGCAACAACAACGTGTACTGCCAGGACAACGAACTGTCGTGGATCGACTGGTCAGACCCCGACACCGATCTGATGGAATTCACCCGCAAGGTGTCGGCGCTGCGCGCGGCGCACCCGGTGTTCCGCCGGCGCCGGTTCTTCTCCGGGCGGCCCGTACGCCAGCGCGGCGGTGACGGGCTGCCCGACATCGCCTGGTTCGCACCCGACGGCTCGGAGATGAGCGACGAGGATTGGGAAACGGGTTACGCGAAGTCAATCGCGGTGTATCTCAACGGCAACGGCATTCCCGATCGCGACGTGCGCGGGCAGCGCATCGTCGATGACTCGTTCGTTCTGTGCTTCAACGCCCACTACGAACCGATCGACTTCGTGATGCCGGAGAAGAAGTTCGGGGACTCCTGGATCGCGGTGATCGACACTGCGGCCGATGACGGCGACGAACCGACACCCGTCGAAGCCGGGCGGAAGGTTCAGGTCGCGGCGCGTTCCGTTCTGGTGTTGCAAGCGGCGACGGAAGAGTAG
- a CDS encoding PAS domain S-box/diguanylate cyclase (GGDEF) domain-containing protein, which yields MSANPDPGYSPNDGGGVGDTLRPTEALDSDDVRNDDGDETVDPPEGWREADKINADGEVDESLDEKLAAEEPEQPELNQPRSEPSGDTELRPDDQLERIDPDQHGRDMGQIDGTPEDGDSFFPVVE from the coding sequence GTGAGCGCAAACCCTGACCCAGGTTATTCACCCAACGACGGCGGCGGCGTCGGCGACACGCTGCGCCCGACGGAGGCCTTGGACTCCGACGACGTGCGCAACGACGACGGCGACGAGACCGTCGATCCGCCAGAGGGGTGGCGTGAAGCCGACAAGATCAATGCCGACGGAGAGGTCGACGAGAGCCTCGACGAGAAACTCGCCGCCGAAGAGCCCGAGCAGCCCGAGCTGAACCAGCCGAGGAGTGAGCCGAGCGGCGACACCGAGCTGCGCCCCGACGACCAGCTCGAGCGCATCGACCCCGACCAGCACGGCCGCGACATGGGCCAGATCGACGGCACCCCTGAAGACGGCGATTCGTTCTTCCCGGTGGTCGAGTAG
- a CDS encoding transcriptional regulator: MLPCMTAPTSTGRRVTAQDWIQTGFDVLADGGPGALRIGRLCERLDVTKGSFYWHFTDMPAYRDALARAWANLHDEQRRRFEDMRGAEPRPRLAAMIQTLMCPDQWALERAMRVWSLTDQTVLASVQQSDVRVRSAVREALVDYGFDDGEADLRSALLFATGIGLLHEVRSAPREPAALSERVLDLMLHR, translated from the coding sequence ATGCTGCCCTGCATGACGGCCCCCACCAGCACCGGGCGCCGCGTGACCGCTCAAGACTGGATCCAGACTGGTTTTGATGTGCTCGCCGACGGCGGCCCCGGCGCGCTGCGGATCGGCCGTCTGTGTGAGCGTCTCGACGTCACCAAGGGCAGCTTCTACTGGCATTTCACCGATATGCCTGCCTACCGCGACGCGCTCGCCCGTGCGTGGGCCAACCTGCACGACGAACAGCGACGCCGATTCGAGGACATGCGCGGTGCCGAGCCCCGCCCCCGGTTGGCGGCGATGATCCAGACGCTGATGTGTCCCGACCAGTGGGCGTTGGAGCGCGCGATGCGGGTCTGGTCGTTGACCGACCAGACGGTGTTGGCCAGCGTCCAGCAGAGCGATGTGCGGGTGCGCAGCGCCGTGCGGGAGGCGCTCGTCGACTACGGATTCGACGACGGCGAGGCCGATCTGCGTTCGGCTCTCCTGTTCGCTACAGGCATCGGCTTGTTGCACGAAGTGCGGTCGGCACCGCGCGAGCCTGCGGCATTGAGCGAGCGCGTACTCGACCTCATGCTTCACCGATAG